In one Cervus elaphus chromosome 9, mCerEla1.1, whole genome shotgun sequence genomic region, the following are encoded:
- the ACTL9 gene encoding actin-like protein 9, which produces MDPNQGNPSKPQASLEIPKPSLNLTSTLANSTLPQEPPSMVGDRLPPKTGAVVIDMGTGTCKVGFAGQARPTYTVATIVGCQPQKPATSGQPATETFIGEAARKRPELTLVQPVHSGIVVDWDAAELIWRHLLEHDLRVATRDHPLLFSDPPFSPPTNREKLVEVVFESLSSPAMYVASQSVLSVYAHGRVSGLVVDTGHGVTYTVPVFQGYNLPHATQRLDLAGTHLTAFLAEMLLGSGLPLGQQDLDTVENIKHRYCYVAPDFLKEQARPELECRQTLKLPDGRTVTLGKELFQCPELLFSPPEIPGLSPVGVPTMAQQSLCKVAAELRTDLAQNVLLCGGSSLFTGFQARFQRELLRNLPPEAHVVVMAQPTRNFSVWIGGSILASLRTFQSCWVLREQYEEQGPHIVYRKCY; this is translated from the coding sequence ATGGATCCAAATCAGGGCAACCCTTCGAAGCCCCAAGCCTCCCTGGAGATCCCCAAGCCTAGCCTGAACCTCACCTCAACCCTGGCAAATAGCACCCTCCCTCAGGAACCCCCCAGCATGGTGGGCGACAGACTGCCCCCAAAGACCGGGGCGGTGGTCATCGACATGGGCACGGGCACGTGTAAGGTGGGCTTCGCCGGGCAGGCCCGGCCCACCTATACCGTGGCCACCATCGTCGGCTGCCAGCCCCAGAAACCGGCCACCTCAGGGCAGCCGGCAACGGAAACCTTCATCGGCGAAGCCGCCCGCAAACGCCCGGAGCTGACGCTGGTGCAGCCGGTGCACAGCGGCATCGTGGTGGACTGGGATGCGGCCGAGCTCATCTGGCGCCACCTGCTGGAGCATGACCTCCGCGTGGCCACCCGCGACCACCCGCTGCTCTTCTCCGACCCGCCCTTCAGCCCCCCCACCAACCGCGAGAAGCTGGTGGAGGTGGTCTTTGAGTCGCTGAGCTCCCCGGCCATGTACGTGGCTTCACAGTCCGTGCTGTCGGTCTATGCACACGGGCGGGTCAGCGGGCTGGTGGTGGACACGGGCCACGGAGTCACCTACACCGTGCCCGTCTTCCAAGGCTACAACCTGCCCCACGCCACACAGCGCCTGGACCTGGCGGGCACCCACCTGACCGCCTTCCTGGCGGAGATGCTGCTCGGCTCCGGGCTACCCCTGGGGCAGCAGGACCTGGACACGGTGGAGAACATCAAGCACAGATACTGCTACGTGGCCCCGGACTTCCTGAAGGAACAGGCCCGGCCAGAGCTGGAATGCCGCCAGACCCTGAAGCTGCCGGACGGACGGACGGTCACGCTGGGCAAAGAGCTGTTCCAGTGCCCCGAGTTGCTCTTCAGCCCCCCGGAGATCCCAGGGCTGTCCCCCGTGGGCGTCCCCACCATGGCCCAGCAGAGCCTCTGCAAGGTGGCCGCGGAGCTGCGGACCGACTTGGCCCAGAACGTGCTGCTGTGCGGGGGCTCTTCGCTCTTCACCGGCTTCCAGGCGCGCTTCCAAAGGGAACTGCTCCGCAATCTGCCGCCAGAGGCACACGTGGTGGTGATGGCCCAGCCCACCAGGAATTTCTCCGTGTGGATCGGGGGCTCCATCCTGGCCTCCCTGCGCACCTTCCagtcctgctgggtcctgcggGAGCAATACGAGGAGCAGGGGCCCCACATCGTGTACCGCAAATGCTACTga